Proteins from a single region of Rana temporaria chromosome 5, aRanTem1.1, whole genome shotgun sequence:
- the LOC120941748 gene encoding protein HEG-like encodes MLRVDSIRVLTPIMCHICLSSSHGMYISCNHVWTCPFPSSMSPDIPLCSSARPSEGHVTVVHSFSMLHEITEEVLREELTVSALRCQEGNGSCISLLAADVYQSLSLCDFALCDSSSSDCQSHAGLVTCKCQNGYYKFDPSDRSCRACESGFRWTEGQCQRCPLGYGGFNCQEAFLLVVIAESCVVGVLLVSLVTVLFYYFRRKKKPKPTFMDSLVLGAATDQPVLRLPRAQFSWRREWEWTDQPGKILEDLHREGTVPNQNSEPSDIQMRTFGSVSRTSVPSFNRGSHNLAFISDD; translated from the exons ATGTTGCGTGTGGATTCCATACGTGTCCTGACACCCATCATGTGTCATATTTGCCTGTCTTCAAGTCATGGGATGTACATTTCCTGTAATCATGTGTGGACCTGTCCTTTCCCTTCTTCTATGTCACCTGATATTCCGCTTTGTTCTTCTGCTAGACCCAGCGAAGGACACGTGACCGTCGTCCACTCCTTCTCCATGCTACATGAGATCACCGAGGAGGTTCTGCGGGAAGAACTGACCGTCTCGGCCCTTCGGTGTCAGGAGGGAAATGGCTCCTGTATCTCCCTTCTTGCAGCAGACGTCTACCAGA GTCTCAGTCTGTGTGATTTTGCATTATGTGACTCCTCCTCCAGCGACTGTCAGAGCCACGCGGGGCTCGTGACCTGCAAGTGCCAGAATGGATATTATAAATTCGACCCCAGTGACCGCTCGTGTAGAG CATGTGAGAGCGGATTCAGGTGGACGGAGGGTCAGTGCCAGAG ATGCCCCCTGGGATATGGCGGCTTCAACTGCCAAGAGG CCTTCCTGCTGGTGGTGATTGCGGAGTCCTGCGTTGTCGGCGTCCTTCTGGTGTCGCTGGTCACTGTTCTCTTCTATTACTTCCG GAGAAAGAAAAAACCAAAACCCACCTTCATGGACAGCCTTGTCCTGGGGGCCGCCACCGACCAACCGGTGCTGAGACTGCCAAGAGCCCAGTTCTCCTGGAGAAGAGAGTGGGAATGGACTGACCAACCCGGGAAAATCCTGGAGGATCTCCACCGGGAGGGGACGGTGCCG AACCAAAACTCTGAACCATCAGATATCCAAATGAGGACCTTTGGAAGTGTTTCCAGAACTTCAGTCCCAAGCTTCAATCGCGGCAGCCATAATCTGGCTTTTATTAGTGATGATTAG